In Carya illinoinensis cultivar Pawnee chromosome 7, C.illinoinensisPawnee_v1, whole genome shotgun sequence, the following are encoded in one genomic region:
- the LOC122315242 gene encoding uncharacterized protein LOC122315242: MLRPLSLLLLLLLSSALIVRVNSHQESGEWSCESDSESRIESEFRPGLITLDGHADDWKDIDGFEFPLLPALDPHEDHEYKGGKITVKALHDGHDVFFMLQVDGDYVYSKGNSKKCPSIALMFQIGEGASYHDMGGCTEGKDTCTNKTCKGHEVDIMHFSIGNAIPGRLYGGNPIDNRDGYGGDRFGHLVDLYAWTPHCRYLDGTGPSGNDTSAQNEWKGAWWHSSFSVHSGFVEEDSPYASGGQKGTYYFEFSRPLRTMDRLQQDAQFTLGGSSKMSVAFWYPLDGQPWHGSGHYSINCDWVPLDISSGISKMSVRGGSGNVSSAFALLLSVVSLCASAFVGYRLFKPNHAPFTPMENL, translated from the exons ATGCTTCGACCGCTGTCTCTACTTCTATTGTTGTTGTTAAGCTCCGCTTTGATCGTACGGGTCAACTCGCACCAAGAATCGGGCGAGTGGAGCTGCGAGTCCGACTCGGAGAGCCGAATCGAGTCCGAGTTCCGGCCAGGCCTCATCACCCTCGACGGCCACGCCGACGATTGGAAGGACATTGATGGCTTCGAGTTCCCTCTCCTCCCCGCTCTCGACCCACATGAAGATCACGAATACAAAGGAGGAAAAATAACCGTTAAG GCCTTGCATGATGGTCATGACGTTTTCTTTATGTTACAAGTAGATGGGGACTATGTGTACTCTAAAGG CAATAGCAAGAAATGTCCTTCTATCGCTCTTATGTTCCAAATTGGAGAAGGTGCCTCATACCATGAT ATGGGTGGGTGTACCGAAGGGAAAGACACGTGCACCAACAAGACGTGCAAAGGGCATGAAGTTGATATTATGCACTTCTCAATTGGAAATGCTATTCCGGGACGGCTGTATGGTGGCAACCCAATAGACAacagggatggatatggtggtgACAG GTTTGGTCATTTGGTTGATCTTTATGCTTGGACCCCACACTGTAGATATCTAGATGGAACTGGCCCTTCAG GAAATGATACTAGTGCACAGAACGAATGGAAAGGTGCATGGTGGCACAGCAGCTTTTCTGTTCACTCAG GTTTTGTGGAGGAAGATAGTCCATATGCATCAGGTGGTCAAAAAGGCACAtattattttgaattctctAGGCCTCTGAGAACAATGGATCGTCTTCAACAG GATGCTCAGTTTACACTTGGTGGATCCAGTAAGATGTCAGTGGCATTCTGGTATCCACTTGATGGACAACCATGGCATGGTTCCGGGCACTATTCCATCAACTGTGATTGGGTTCCCTTAGATATCTCTTCCGGCATTTCGAAAATGTCTGTACGAGGTGGCTCCGGGAATGTTTCCAGTGCCTTTGCCCTTCTGTTATCAGTGGTATCCCTATGCGCGTCTGCTTTTGTGGGGTACCGGCTTTTCAAACCCAATCATGCACCCTTTACACCAATGGAGAATCTTTAG
- the LOC122316791 gene encoding receptor-like serine/threonine-protein kinase ALE2 isoform X1: MSVVVVFIANGVLEKLRCFLLKPLIVLFYVICITDADVSNNLEAPSVSPTSGPWSAPAVPDLRLLADLPLFHKPQRKHFSPHGAPKIALSLAHSPFYGPLVTSSHHSTSSHLSKPLMKSALAQPIDSLKNIAPTEPDTGAPLSSLAQPPLSPRISDCCAEDMVLKRGTQGCDCVYPIKLDLLLLNVSQNSNWNPFLDELASQLHVSQIELINFYILSLSRLNISMDIVPRTGISFSASEASAINSSLAMHKVRLDPTLVGDYELLNFTWFQPPPPSPAPIVTPSPVESPPYLSPTATSPGGSSRDTHSNLIFILGISACVLFIGIISVLILCCCTFHRGKAKASLVETAPSEKPRTVGAVPAVGSLPHPTSTRFLAYEELKEATNNFESASVLGEGGFGRVFKGVLSDGTAVAIKRLTGGGQQGDKEFLVEVEMLSRLHHRNLVKLVGYYSSRDSSQNLLCYELIPNGSLEAWLHGPLGVNCPLDWDTRMKIALDAARGLAYLHEDSQPCVIHRDFKASNILLENNFHAKVADFGLAKQAPEGRANYLSTRVMGTFGYVAPEYAMTGHLLVKSDVYSYGVVLLELLTGRKPVDMSQPSGQENLVSWARPILRDKDRLEELADSRLGAKYPKEDFIRVCTIAAACVAPEASQRPTMGEVVQSLKMVQRVTEYQDSTPTTSNNRPNLRQSPTNLESDATSSMFSSGPYSGFSAFENDNISRTAVFFSEDLHEGR; the protein is encoded by the exons ATGTCGGTTGTCGTGGTTTTTATTGCCAACG GAGTACTGGAAAAGCTTCGATGTTTCTTGCTCAAACCGTTGATTGTGTTATTTTATGTGATATGCATCACAGATGCTGATGTATCCAATAATCTTGAAGCCCCTTCAGTATCTCCAACTAGTGGACCTTGGTCTGCACCTGCTGTTCCTGATCTGCGTCTACTAGCTGATCTTCCTCTGTTCCATAAACCCCAACGCAAGCATTTTTCTCCACATGGTGCACCAAAAATTGCACTATCACTAGCTCATTCTCCTTTTTATGGCCCACTGGTAACTTCCAGTCACCACTCGACTAGTTCACATCTGTCAAAACCATTGATGAAGAGTGCATTAGCACAACCTATTGATAGTTTGAAGAATATTGCCCCAACAGAGCCCGATACTGGTGCACCTCTGTCCAGTTTAGCTCAGCCACCTCTATCTCCTCGTATCTCTg ATTGTTGTGCAGAAGATATGGTATTGAAGCGAGGGACTCAAGGGTGTGACTGTGTGTATCCGATAAAGCTAGACCTTCTCCTTTTAAATGTCTCTCAAAACTCTAACTGGAATCCGTTTCTAGATGAATTAGCTTCCCAACTTCATGTTTCCCAGATTGAGCTGATCAACTTTTACATACTCAGCTTATCAAGGTTAAATATTTCAATGGATATAGTTCCACGTACTGGAATCAGTTTCTCTGCCAGTGAGGCATCTGCAATAAACTCTTCCCTTGCCATGCATAAGGTTCGTCTAGACCCTACATTAGTTGGTGATTATGAGCTTCTCAATTTCACCTGGTTTCAGCCTCCTCCGCCTTCACCAG CTCCTATTGTTACTCCATCACCTGTGGAATCTCCACCATATCTGTCGCCAACTGCTACATCACCCGGTGGTTCAAGCAGAGACAcacattcaaatttaatttttatacttgGTATCAGTGCTTGCGTGCTGTTCATTGGCATAATATCTGTGCTTATACTTTGTTGTTGCACATTCCACCGAGGGAAGGCCAAAGCATCTCTCGTAGAAACTG CTCCCTCAGAAAAGCCGAGGACTGTGGGTGCAGTTCCTGCAGTAGGATCCCTTCCCCACCCAACCAGCACTCGGTTTCTGGCATATGAAGAACTTAAAGAAGCTACAAACAACTTTGAATCTGCAAGTGTACTTGGAGAAGGTGGATTTGGTAGAGTTTTCAAGGGTGTTTTAAGTGATGGTACAGCTGTAGCAATTAAGAGGCTTACTGGTGGAGGGCAACAAGGGGATAAAGAGTTTCTGGTAGAGGTTGAGATGCTTAGTAGGCTGCATCACCGTAATCTTGTGAAACTTGTGGGTTACTACAGCAGTCGTGACTCTTCCCAAAACCTACTTTGCTATGAGCTCATTCCAAATGGAAGCTTGGAGGCATGGCTCCATG GTCCACTGGGAGTAAATTGTCCTTTGGATTGGGACACTAGAATGAAGATTGCACTTGATGCTGCACGAGGCCTTGCATACCTGCACGAGGACTCACAGCCCTGTGTCATCCACAGGGATTTCAAGGCATCCAATATATTGCTTGAGAACAATTTTCATGCTAAAGTCGCTGATTTTGGCCTTGCTAAACAAGCTCCTGAAGGCAGAGCAAATTACCTCTCCACACGAGTGATGGGCACATTTGG GTATGTAGCTCCCGAGTATGCCATGACTGGACATTTACTTGTTAAAAGTGATGTCTACAGCTATGGGGTTGTACTACTTGAATTGCTGACAGGAAGGAAACCAGTGGATATGTCACAGCCATCTGGGCAGGAAAATCTTGTCAGTTGG GCCAGACCAATTCTGAGAGACAAGGATAGGCTGGAAGAGCTTGCTGATTCGAGGCTTGGGGCAAAATACCCAAAGGAAGATTTTATACGGGTTTGCACAATTGCGGCAGCTTGTGTTGCTCCCGAGGCAAGCCAGCGGCCTACGATGGGTGAAGTGGTACAGTCACTTAAAATGGTGCAGCGGGTCACAGAATATCAAGATTCCACGCCAACGACTTCCAACAACCGGCCAAACCTAAGGCAGTCACCTACAAATTTAGAGTCTGATGCGACATCTTCAATGTTCTCTTCCGGTCCTTACTCTGGCTTCAGTGCTTTTGAGAATGACAACATCTCAAGGACAGCAGTTTTTTTCTCTGAAGATCTTCATGAAGGACGATGA
- the LOC122316791 gene encoding receptor-like cytoplasmic kinase 185 isoform X2, whose product MSVVVVFIANDADVSNNLEAPSVSPTSGPWSAPAVPDLRLLADLPLFHKPQRKHFSPHGAPKIALSLAHSPFYGPLVTSSHHSTSSHLSKPLMKSALAQPIDSLKNIAPTEPDTGAPLSSLAQPPLSPRISDCCAEDMVLKRGTQGCDCVYPIKLDLLLLNVSQNSNWNPFLDELASQLHVSQIELINFYILSLSRLNISMDIVPRTGISFSASEASAINSSLAMHKVRLDPTLVGDYELLNFTWFQPPPPSPAPIVTPSPVESPPYLSPTATSPGGSSRDTHSNLIFILGISACVLFIGIISVLILCCCTFHRGKAKASLVETAPSEKPRTVGAVPAVGSLPHPTSTRFLAYEELKEATNNFESASVLGEGGFGRVFKGVLSDGTAVAIKRLTGGGQQGDKEFLVEVEMLSRLHHRNLVKLVGYYSSRDSSQNLLCYELIPNGSLEAWLHGPLGVNCPLDWDTRMKIALDAARGLAYLHEDSQPCVIHRDFKASNILLENNFHAKVADFGLAKQAPEGRANYLSTRVMGTFGYVAPEYAMTGHLLVKSDVYSYGVVLLELLTGRKPVDMSQPSGQENLVSWARPILRDKDRLEELADSRLGAKYPKEDFIRVCTIAAACVAPEASQRPTMGEVVQSLKMVQRVTEYQDSTPTTSNNRPNLRQSPTNLESDATSSMFSSGPYSGFSAFENDNISRTAVFFSEDLHEGR is encoded by the exons ATGTCGGTTGTCGTGGTTTTTATTGCCAACG ATGCTGATGTATCCAATAATCTTGAAGCCCCTTCAGTATCTCCAACTAGTGGACCTTGGTCTGCACCTGCTGTTCCTGATCTGCGTCTACTAGCTGATCTTCCTCTGTTCCATAAACCCCAACGCAAGCATTTTTCTCCACATGGTGCACCAAAAATTGCACTATCACTAGCTCATTCTCCTTTTTATGGCCCACTGGTAACTTCCAGTCACCACTCGACTAGTTCACATCTGTCAAAACCATTGATGAAGAGTGCATTAGCACAACCTATTGATAGTTTGAAGAATATTGCCCCAACAGAGCCCGATACTGGTGCACCTCTGTCCAGTTTAGCTCAGCCACCTCTATCTCCTCGTATCTCTg ATTGTTGTGCAGAAGATATGGTATTGAAGCGAGGGACTCAAGGGTGTGACTGTGTGTATCCGATAAAGCTAGACCTTCTCCTTTTAAATGTCTCTCAAAACTCTAACTGGAATCCGTTTCTAGATGAATTAGCTTCCCAACTTCATGTTTCCCAGATTGAGCTGATCAACTTTTACATACTCAGCTTATCAAGGTTAAATATTTCAATGGATATAGTTCCACGTACTGGAATCAGTTTCTCTGCCAGTGAGGCATCTGCAATAAACTCTTCCCTTGCCATGCATAAGGTTCGTCTAGACCCTACATTAGTTGGTGATTATGAGCTTCTCAATTTCACCTGGTTTCAGCCTCCTCCGCCTTCACCAG CTCCTATTGTTACTCCATCACCTGTGGAATCTCCACCATATCTGTCGCCAACTGCTACATCACCCGGTGGTTCAAGCAGAGACAcacattcaaatttaatttttatacttgGTATCAGTGCTTGCGTGCTGTTCATTGGCATAATATCTGTGCTTATACTTTGTTGTTGCACATTCCACCGAGGGAAGGCCAAAGCATCTCTCGTAGAAACTG CTCCCTCAGAAAAGCCGAGGACTGTGGGTGCAGTTCCTGCAGTAGGATCCCTTCCCCACCCAACCAGCACTCGGTTTCTGGCATATGAAGAACTTAAAGAAGCTACAAACAACTTTGAATCTGCAAGTGTACTTGGAGAAGGTGGATTTGGTAGAGTTTTCAAGGGTGTTTTAAGTGATGGTACAGCTGTAGCAATTAAGAGGCTTACTGGTGGAGGGCAACAAGGGGATAAAGAGTTTCTGGTAGAGGTTGAGATGCTTAGTAGGCTGCATCACCGTAATCTTGTGAAACTTGTGGGTTACTACAGCAGTCGTGACTCTTCCCAAAACCTACTTTGCTATGAGCTCATTCCAAATGGAAGCTTGGAGGCATGGCTCCATG GTCCACTGGGAGTAAATTGTCCTTTGGATTGGGACACTAGAATGAAGATTGCACTTGATGCTGCACGAGGCCTTGCATACCTGCACGAGGACTCACAGCCCTGTGTCATCCACAGGGATTTCAAGGCATCCAATATATTGCTTGAGAACAATTTTCATGCTAAAGTCGCTGATTTTGGCCTTGCTAAACAAGCTCCTGAAGGCAGAGCAAATTACCTCTCCACACGAGTGATGGGCACATTTGG GTATGTAGCTCCCGAGTATGCCATGACTGGACATTTACTTGTTAAAAGTGATGTCTACAGCTATGGGGTTGTACTACTTGAATTGCTGACAGGAAGGAAACCAGTGGATATGTCACAGCCATCTGGGCAGGAAAATCTTGTCAGTTGG GCCAGACCAATTCTGAGAGACAAGGATAGGCTGGAAGAGCTTGCTGATTCGAGGCTTGGGGCAAAATACCCAAAGGAAGATTTTATACGGGTTTGCACAATTGCGGCAGCTTGTGTTGCTCCCGAGGCAAGCCAGCGGCCTACGATGGGTGAAGTGGTACAGTCACTTAAAATGGTGCAGCGGGTCACAGAATATCAAGATTCCACGCCAACGACTTCCAACAACCGGCCAAACCTAAGGCAGTCACCTACAAATTTAGAGTCTGATGCGACATCTTCAATGTTCTCTTCCGGTCCTTACTCTGGCTTCAGTGCTTTTGAGAATGACAACATCTCAAGGACAGCAGTTTTTTTCTCTGAAGATCTTCATGAAGGACGATGA
- the LOC122315241 gene encoding peptidyl-prolyl cis-trans isomerase CYP21-4-like translates to MARIKPQALLQQSKKKKGPTRISVTTIILCNLVVVLIVFFLFSTYRHWSQRSRFQTDNQFSASEDGNAFMDAKKADVPGYAVLNTSKGFVTVELFKESSPEVVDEFIDLCQKGHFKGVLFNRVIKHYVIQAGTAQGLGATEDWTLRGKHYNQLDMSLNLKHEAFMLGTSKGKRNDKGFELFITTAPIPNLNEQLIVFGQVVKGEEVVQEIEEVDTDENYRPKSSIGIINVSLRQKI, encoded by the exons ATGGCGAGGATCAAACCTCAAGCTCTGCTACAACAAAGCAAAAAGAAGAAGGGGCCTACTCGAATAAGTGTCACTACCATCATATTGTGCAATTTGGTTGTTGTGTTGATCGTGTTTTTCCTGTTTTCTACATACAGGCACTGGAGTCAAAG GTCAAGATTCCAAACAGATAATCAGTTCTCAGCTTCTGAG GATGGGAACGCCTTTATGGATGCAAAAAAAGCTGATGTCCCTGGATATGCT GTTTTGAATACCTCAAAAGGGTTTGTAACTGTGGAACTTTTCAAGGAAAGTTCTCCTGAAGTTGttgatgagttcattgacttatG TCAAAAAGGGCACTTCAAGGGGGTGCTTTTTAACCGTGTTATAAAACACTATGTCATTCAAGCAGGGACTGCTCAAGGGTTAGGAGCTACTGAAGATTGGACTCTGAGGGGAAAGCATTACAATCAGCTCGACATGAG TTTGAATTTGAAACATGAGGCATTCATGCTTGGAACTTCCAAGGGTAAGCGCAATGACAAAGGATTTGAGCTTTTCATCACAACTGCACCGATCCCAAATTTAAACGAGCAACTTATTGTATTTGGGCAGGTCGTCAAGGGAGAGGAAGTTGTTCAG GAAATTGAGGAGGTGGATACAGATGAAAACTATCGACCTAAATCTTCTATCGGCATCATCAATGTGAGTCTGAgacagaaaatatga
- the LOC122317037 gene encoding uncharacterized protein LOC122317037 yields MEEFGNTRFNGIGNPVRKKRTQTSRRPRPESQPLAEGHDNSPLSSTPPSDDASKFSSDENASGDTTSRRKEFNLNQCVSRVPSGAGAESENFYEKNKRDGEFNAFYNNEPGRSGFNNRRSSEGVLAPANWKSTSKLKGGFDSESRSVDTFGGRNGESMSSGKAGVVIDGSTNENKVKMVKLRVGGVTRTIQANTTSSAVGGGSSTNSFRSSDASRLRQKQNLQGNSDHNYPLQGIPWKDFPRGGFSLGKDGPLMGKVSGKTASGKQAEELEPVRKSKRVPKRRVLDGEFGDDDEDDEIRYLEKLKTSKFNKGSKEDDEESAKKHRKLSGVSNVQNGGSSRSGKDGKRSRLDRASEETDFEEDSVSDGELEGKKKKQMKESVDSFGDNKREMTLTTRQRALQSSKDAAPGTSFIEFPNGLPPAPPRKQKEKLSELEQQLKKAEAAQRRRMQVEKAARESEAEAIRKILGQDSSRKKREDKLKKRNEELAQERAANAMTLASNTVRLVMRPTGTVVTFSEDMGLPSIFNSKPCSYPPPRENCAGPSCTNPYKYRDSKSKLPLCSLQCYKAIQEKMLAETTC; encoded by the exons ATGGAAGAGTTTGGAAATACTCGGTTCAATGGTATTGGCAATCCTGTAAGGAAGAAAAGGACTCAAACTTCTCGCCGACCCCGGCCTGAGTCACAGCCACTGGCTGAAGGTCATGATAATTCACCCTTGTCTTCAACACCACCTTCAGACGATGCAAGCAAGTTTTCTAGTGATGAGAATGCCAGTGGAGATACTACTTCTAGGAGGAAAGAGTTCAATCTCAATCAATGTGTGTCCAGGGTTCCTTCTGGTGCTGGAGCTGAAAGTGAAAACTTCTATGAGAAGAATAAAAGAGATGGAGAATTCAATGCATTTTACAATAATGAGCCTGGCCGAAGCGGATTTAATAACAGACGTAGTAGTGAAGGAGTACTTGCCCCCGCTAACTGGAAAAGCACGAGCAAGTTGAAAGGTGGGTTTGATTCGGAGTCAAGAAGTGTGGATACATTTGGTGGAAGGAATGGTGAAAGTATGAGTTCAGGGAAGGCGGGAGTCGTAATAGATGGATCTACTAATGAGAATAAGGTTAAGATGGTTAAACTTAGGGTTGGTGGTGTGACACGCACAATTCAAGCCAACACCACTTCTAGTGCAGTAGGGGGTGGGTCTTCTACAAATAGTTTTCGATCCTCCGATGCCTCAAGATTGCGGCAGAAGCAGAATCTTCAG GGAAATTCAGATCATAACTATCCCCTCCAAGGAATTCCGTGGAAGGATTTCCCAAGAGGTGGTTTCAGTCTTGGGAAGGACGGGCCCTTGATGGGGAAGGTGTCTGGAAAGACCGCATCTGGTAAGCAAGCAGAAGAATTAGAACCAGTTCGTAAGAGCAAGCGAGTCCCTAAGAGGCGTGTACTTGATGGGGAatttggtgatgatgatgaggatgacGAGATTCGGTACCTGGAGAAGCTTAAAACTTCAAAGTTTAACAAAGGGTCCAAAGAAGATGACGAAGAATCAGCTAAGAAGCATCGGAAACTTTCTGGGGTATCTAATGTGCAAAATGGTGGGTCATCAAGGTCAGGAAAAGATGGTAAGAGGTCCAGATTGGATAGAGCATCTGAGGAAACAGATTTTGAAGAGGATTCAGTGTCAGATGGCGAACTTGAAGGTaagaaaaagaagcaaatgaaggagTCGGTTGATTCCTTTGGGGATAATAAGAGGGAAATGACTCTCACAACACGACAACGGGCCCTTCAGTCAAGCAAAGATGCGGCACCTGGTACAAGCTTTATTGAGTTTCCAAACGGATTGCCACCTGCCCCACCGCGAA AGCAAAAGGAGAAACTTTCAGAACTAGAGCAGCAACTAAAGAAAGCTGAGGCTGCTCAGAGACGTAGGATGCAGGTCGAGAAGGCTGCTCGAGAATCTGAG GCCGAGGCTATTAGGAAAATTCTTGGTCAAGATTCTAGCCGTAAAAAGCGGGAAGATAAATTGAAGAAGCGTAACGAAGAATTGGCACAG GAGAGGGCTGCTAATGCTATGACGCTTGCATCTAACACCGTCAGATTGGTAATGCGCCCTACTGGAACTGTAGTTACCTTCTCCGAGGATATGGGTCTCCCAAGCATATTCAACTCCAAACCTTGCAG TTATCCTCCGCCACGCGAAAACTGTGCGGGACCATCCTGTACTAACCCATACAAGTATCGAGATTCCAAGTCTAAGCTTCCTCTTTGCAGTCTCCAGTGCTACAAGGCAATCCAGGAAAAGATGCTGGCTGAAACTACCTGCTAA